In the Candidatus Cloacimonadota bacterium genome, one interval contains:
- the hypA gene encoding hydrogenase nickel incorporation protein HypA, whose amino-acid sequence MHEWALADAVIKSAKNVAKKENLKEITEVVIKIGEIQSIDEELFESALNEVMKKDRDNALFQNTEFICSIEKAKLKCNVCGHEWLFEENKKGLNDTETESMHFIPETAHVFMRCPECNSPDFEVSAGRGIWLDSIEGER is encoded by the coding sequence ATGCACGAATGGGCTTTGGCAGATGCGGTGATAAAATCCGCAAAAAATGTTGCCAAAAAAGAAAATCTAAAAGAAATTACCGAAGTTGTGATTAAAATCGGTGAAATACAAAGCATTGATGAAGAATTGTTTGAGAGTGCTCTGAATGAAGTAATGAAAAAGGATCGGGACAATGCTCTTTTCCAAAATACTGAATTTATATGTAGCATAGAAAAGGCAAAACTCAAATGCAATGTTTGTGGGCACGAATGGCTGTTTGAGGAAAACAAGAAAGGTTTGAATGACACGGAAACCGAATCCATGCACTTCATCCCGGAAACGGCGCATGTGTTTATGCGTTGCCCGGAATGTAACAGCCCCGACTTTGAAGTCTCAGCCGGAAGGGGAATTTGGTTAGATTCGATCGAGGGGGAAAGATGA
- a CDS encoding P-loop NTPase encodes MMDPRMSIIDERLKNIDRIITVSGGKGGIGKSSIATMLALTFAKEGKQVGLFDLDFSGPSDHIILGKKEFNFPEEEHGIFPPKVHGIKFMSIADYTKGKPASFRGTDITNAILEILAITRWDELEYLIIDLPPGISDTALDTIRMIKRAEFIIATTPSKLTIQVVKNTITFLQELKIPILGVIENMKFAKSDFVSDEMEKMNVPLLAQIPYEFEYESAIGNLEKLYQTEFAKIMTDVSKKL; translated from the coding sequence ATGATGGACCCAAGAATGAGCATAATTGATGAGCGACTGAAAAATATTGATAGAATTATCACGGTATCAGGCGGAAAAGGTGGCATCGGCAAAAGTTCGATCGCAACCATGCTCGCTCTTACTTTTGCAAAAGAGGGCAAACAAGTAGGCTTGTTCGATCTCGATTTTTCAGGACCTTCCGACCATATTATTCTCGGGAAAAAAGAATTTAATTTTCCCGAAGAGGAGCACGGAATATTCCCACCAAAAGTTCACGGCATCAAATTTATGTCTATCGCAGATTATACAAAAGGAAAACCGGCATCATTTCGCGGGACTGATATTACGAATGCAATCTTAGAAATCCTTGCCATCACACGCTGGGATGAACTTGAATATCTAATTATTGATCTACCTCCCGGAATTTCCGATACTGCTCTGGATACAATCCGAATGATCAAGCGCGCTGAATTTATCATTGCAACTACTCCTTCCAAACTCACAATTCAGGTTGTAAAAAATACTATCACTTTTTTGCAGGAGCTGAAAATCCCCATTCTTGGAGTAATTGAGAATATGAAATTCGCTAAATCAGATTTCGTTTCTGATGAAATGGAAAAAATGAATGTTCCCTTACTCGCTCAAATTCCTTATGAATTCGAATATGAAAGTGCAATCGGAAATTTGGAAAAATTATATCAAACTGAATTTGCAAAAATAATGACTGATGTTTCGAAAAAATTGTAG
- a CDS encoding pyridoxal-phosphate dependent enzyme: MQIPSFSEIKIAYKRIKNYIHNTPVLSSNSINKICGAEIFFKCENFQKVGAFKIRGATNAIFSLSNEDAEKGVATHSSGNHAQALALAAKWRGIKSYVVMPKNSPQVKINAVRGYGAEITFCEPNLMARENGLSKVVEKTGATFIHPYDNYNVICGQGTAALEFLKKVPNPDIIMTPVGGGGLLSGTAITVSTISDKIKIIAGEPAGADDAFRSFKSGKLILQTNPQTIADGLLTSLSDLTFHIITKLVDDILTVKEENIKKAMQLIWERMKIIVEPSAAVPLGAILENPELFSDKKIGIILSGGNVDLEKLPW; this comes from the coding sequence ATGCAAATTCCATCTTTTAGCGAGATTAAAATCGCTTATAAACGAATAAAAAATTATATCCACAATACACCTGTTCTTTCCTCAAACTCAATCAATAAAATTTGCGGAGCAGAGATTTTTTTTAAATGCGAAAATTTTCAAAAAGTAGGCGCTTTCAAAATTCGGGGAGCAACAAATGCCATTTTTTCCCTCTCGAATGAAGATGCTGAAAAAGGTGTTGCCACTCATTCATCCGGAAATCATGCTCAAGCGTTGGCATTGGCTGCCAAATGGCGAGGAATAAAATCTTATGTGGTGATGCCCAAAAACAGCCCCCAAGTAAAGATTAATGCAGTTAGAGGTTATGGAGCGGAAATCACTTTTTGCGAACCAAATTTAATGGCACGCGAAAACGGACTTTCAAAAGTTGTGGAAAAAACCGGAGCGACTTTTATTCACCCTTACGATAATTACAATGTGATCTGCGGACAGGGAACCGCTGCTCTGGAATTTCTAAAAAAAGTTCCGAATCCTGATATTATCATGACACCGGTGGGAGGTGGTGGTTTGCTTTCCGGAACAGCTATAACCGTTTCCACAATCTCGGATAAAATTAAAATAATCGCAGGAGAACCAGCTGGAGCAGATGATGCTTTTCGCTCTTTCAAATCGGGAAAATTGATTCTGCAAACCAATCCGCAGACAATTGCCGACGGATTGCTTACTTCACTTAGTGATCTGACTTTCCATATTATCACAAAACTTGTTGACGATATCCTAACCGTTAAAGAAGAAAATATCAAAAAAGCGATGCAACTTATTTGGGAAAGGATGAAGATAATTGTGGAACCTTCCGCAGCAGTTCCATTGGGTGCAATTCTTGAAAATCCTGAATTATTTTCAGATAAAAAAATTGGAATTATTTTATCCGGTGGAAATGTGGATTTAGAGAAATTACCGTGGTAA
- a CDS encoding amidohydrolase produces the protein MSILIKNVLLNSKQKDLLIKGNLISKIADSINEKADEIIIGNGKAVLPSFINSHTHSAMILLRGYADDMLLMDWLQNRIWPLEAKLTEDDVYWGAKLACLEMIKSGTTFFNDMYWHFNGTARATDEMGIRAMISGVFIDGGDFGKAKDQINLNEKLFKHSKKISERISFSLGPHAIYTVSEFSLRWIKNFAYENNLMIHIHLSETEQEVKDCLKLHGKRPVEYLHDIGFLGANLVAAHVIHVNEKELHLLHEFDVKIAHSPVSNMKICSGILPMKAMLEKGLTVGLGTDGCSSNNNLDMLEEMKFAALLHKINNFDPQFLPAEKTFEIATKNGATIFNLNCGEIKEGKLADLILVDLNNINLIPNHNLISNMVYSAHADCVDTTICDGKILMQNRQVEGEEEIKAKAAEVAKKLVHL, from the coding sequence ATGTCTATTCTTATAAAAAATGTTTTACTAAATAGTAAGCAAAAAGATTTGCTCATCAAGGGAAATCTGATTTCCAAGATCGCAGATTCCATAAATGAAAAAGCAGATGAAATAATAATTGGTAACGGAAAAGCAGTTTTACCTTCGTTTATTAATTCTCATACCCATTCCGCTATGATTCTTTTGCGTGGTTATGCGGATGACATGCTCTTAATGGATTGGCTTCAAAACAGGATTTGGCCTCTTGAAGCAAAACTCACAGAAGATGATGTTTATTGGGGTGCAAAGCTGGCTTGTCTGGAAATGATAAAATCTGGAACAACTTTTTTCAATGATATGTATTGGCATTTCAACGGTACGGCACGAGCAACAGATGAGATGGGAATTCGCGCGATGATATCCGGAGTTTTTATTGATGGAGGGGATTTTGGAAAAGCAAAAGATCAAATCAATCTTAATGAAAAACTTTTCAAGCATTCAAAAAAAATTAGCGAACGTATATCTTTTAGTCTTGGTCCCCACGCCATTTACACCGTTTCCGAATTTAGCCTGAGATGGATAAAAAATTTCGCCTATGAAAACAATCTTATGATTCACATTCATCTTTCGGAAACTGAGCAGGAAGTGAAAGATTGCTTAAAATTGCATGGGAAACGCCCGGTAGAATATTTGCATGATATTGGATTTTTGGGTGCAAATCTCGTAGCAGCCCATGTTATCCATGTAAATGAAAAAGAACTTCACCTTCTCCATGAATTTGATGTAAAAATTGCTCACTCACCTGTCTCGAATATGAAAATATGTTCCGGTATTTTACCGATGAAAGCAATGCTGGAAAAAGGTCTGACCGTGGGACTCGGGACTGACGGATGTTCATCCAATAATAATCTCGACATGCTGGAAGAGATGAAATTTGCGGCATTGCTTCATAAAATAAATAATTTTGATCCGCAGTTTTTACCGGCTGAAAAAACATTTGAAATTGCCACAAAAAATGGAGCAACAATCTTCAATCTGAATTGTGGCGAAATAAAAGAGGGAAAACTCGCAGACCTAATTCTCGTTGACTTGAATAATATTAATCTTATCCCGAATCACAATCTGATTTCTAATATGGTTTATTCTGCTCATGCTGATTGCGTGGATACAACGATTTGTGATGGGAAAATTCTCATGCAAAACAGACAGGTTGAGGGTGAGGAAGAAATAAAAGCAAAAGCAGCTGAGGTTGCCAAAAAATTAGTACACCTGTAA